A part of Lentimicrobiaceae bacterium genomic DNA contains:
- the dtd gene encoding D-aminoacyl-tRNA deacylase yields the protein MRAVVQRVSEASVVINGEKVAAISKGLLVLLGIEKSDNEEDGIWLSGKIARLRIFPDGYGAMNLPITETEGNIIVVSQFTLHASTRKGNRPSFIRAAKPETALPLYKAFIERLKEDTGKDISTGEFGAMMQVHLVNDGPVTLFIDSKNKE from the coding sequence ATGCGAGCAGTAGTACAGAGAGTTTCAGAAGCTTCTGTTGTTATAAACGGGGAAAAAGTAGCCGCGATTAGTAAAGGGTTACTTGTATTGTTAGGTATTGAAAAATCGGACAATGAGGAAGATGGCATTTGGCTAAGCGGGAAAATTGCACGTTTAAGGATTTTTCCGGATGGTTATGGGGCGATGAACCTGCCAATAACCGAGACCGAAGGTAATATAATTGTAGTGAGCCAGTTTACATTGCATGCCAGCACCCGTAAGGGCAACCGTCCGTCCTTTATCCGTGCTGCAAAACCTGAAACAGCGCTCCCCTTGTATAAGGCATTTATCGAAAGGCTGAAAGAGGATACCGGAAAAGATATTTCTACCGGCGAATTTGGAGCCATGATGCAGGTTCACCTTGTTAACGATGGACCGGTAACATTGTTTATAGATTCGAAAAATAAGGAATAA